From the genome of Anopheles moucheti chromosome 3, idAnoMoucSN_F20_07, whole genome shotgun sequence, one region includes:
- the LOC128304687 gene encoding palmitoleoyl-protein carboxylesterase NOTUM: protein MAFRCRSSSHWTALTVTALVLIATYSLPTVRCRSVNVNSPNHPHSRHHRSNISIESNSIQRLDASGGHRQSAHGAGSFNGMSSQPPLLKRVFLSNRTVTCNDGSQAGFYLRKSPGSRRWVVFFEGGWHCYDHKSCRTRWLKQRHLMTSVQWPETRDVGGLLSALPSENPYWYNANHVFVPYCSSDSWSGTKIRPDTRDGLRFMGSLIVRQVMSDLVPLGLGHSQGADLLMAGSSAGGLGVMLNLDKVRTFLQNERGLKVSVRGVSDSGWFLDREPYTPGAVAASEAVRQGWKMWDGALPQACVAEHSTEPWRCYFGHRLYNTLKSPLFVFQWLFDEAQMRADSVGAPVTPQQWDYIHDMGGALRESLNNVSAVFAPSCIGHSVLTKRDWMKIKIDDISLADALRCWEKSNADERQSQWRSINRSPQKLHRKHNGGRRKNKQQQQQQQQQQIDAVGVESSSERPPRPKLTKEERERRRQERRKRQNQRKQNGPGKANGTGTGDTTGTQLGLPKVPKLERMPKNSTTSKPTINQPKRNNHRQHPAQAQQDASAARTPVAALLNEPTPPQHKLRNQNKKRLNGHRNRNRKARGGNGGGGGGGGGTGGGRNRAPQTLDIAEPKKCSLRLLERCSWPQCNHSCPTLTNPLTGEEMKFLELLASFGLDMDAVATALGVDMQTLNNMDHAELVNLLTQQVT, encoded by the exons atggcGTTTCGGTgtcgaagcagcagccacTGGACGGCACTGACG GTGACAGCGCTGGTTCTCATTGCCACATACTCGCTACCCACCGTACGGTGTCGATCAGTCAACGTAAACTCACCGAATCATCCGCACAGCCGACACCACCGGTCAAACATATCGATCGAAAGCAACTCGATACAGCGGCTCGATGCATCCGGTGGCCACCGGCAGAGTGCTCACGGAGCCGGCAGCTTTAACGGAATGTCCTCCCAGCCACCGCTGCTGAAGCGCGTCTTCCTGTCCAACCGGACCGTTACCTGTAACGATGGTTCGCAGGCCGGGTTTTATCTGCGCAAATCGCCCGGTTCCCGCCGGTGGGTGGTGTTTTTCGAGGGTGGATGGCACTGTTACGACCACAAATCGTGCCGCACGCGGTGGCTCAAGCAGCGCCACCTGATGACGTCCGTCCAGTGGCCAGAAACGCGAGATG tTGGGGGCCTTCTTTCCGCATTGCCATCGGAAAACCCGTACTGGTACAACGCAAACCACGTGTTTGTGCCGTACTGCAGCAGTGACTCGTGGAGTGGAACAAAGATTCGTCCCGATACGCGCGATGGGTTACGATTTATGGGTTCGCTCATCGTGCGTCAGGTGATGTCCGATCTGGTCCCATTGGGGCTGGGACACTCCCAAGGTGCAGATCTGTTGATGGCCGGTTCATCTGCCGGTGGGCTGGGCGTGATGCTAAATCTGGACAAGGTGCGAACCTTCCTACAGAACGAACGAG GTCTGAAAGTAAGCGTACGCGGTGTGAGTGATTCGGGATGGTTCCTGGACCGGGAACCGTACACCCCGGGAGCCGTGGCTGCCTCTGAAGCGGTACGGCAGGGCTGGAAAATGTGGGACGGAGCATTGCCACAGGCTTGTGTGGCCGAACACTCTACGGAACCGTGGCGTTGCTACTTCGGACATCGTCTATACAACACATTAAAAT CTCCCCTGTTCGTGTTCCAGTGGCTGTTCGACGAGGCACAGATGCGTGCGGATAGTGTTGGGGCACCGGTGACACCACAGCAGTGGGACTACATCCACGATATGGGCGGTGCATTGCGCGAATCGCTCAACAACGTGTCGGCAGTGTTTGCACCCTCATGTATCGGCCATTCGGTGCTGACCAAGCGCGACTGGATGAAGATTAAGATCGACGACATCTCGCTGGCGGACGCGTTACGCTGCTGGGAGAAGTCGAACGCGGACGAGCGTCAGTCACAGTGGCGTTCGATTAACCGAAGCCCACAGAAGCTGCACCGCAAACACAATGGGGGACGCAGGaagaacaaacaacagcagcagcagcagcagcagcaacagatcgATGCGGTTGGTGTGGAATCTTCTTCGGAGCGGCCGCCACGTCCGAAGCTTACCAAAGAGGAACGAGAGCGACGGCGACAGGAGCGGCGTAAGCGCCAAAACCAGCGCAAACAAAACGGTCCCGGCAAGGCGAACGGTACCGGTACGGGGGACACCACCGGCACGCAACTCGGTTTACCAAAAGTTCCTAAACTAGAACGAATGCCAAAAAATAGTACTACCAGCAAACCCACCATCAATCAACCGAAGCGTAACAATCACCGCCAGCATCCGGCCCAAGCGCAGCAGGACGCGAGCGCCGCCCGGACACCGGTGGCCGCCCTGCTGAACGAACCAACGCCCCCGCAGCACAAGCTGCGGAATCAGAACAAAAAGCGCCTGAACGGACATCGGAACCGAAATCGGAAGGCACGCGGTGGaaacggtggtggcggtggcggcggcggtggcacCGGAGGGGGCCGTAACCGAGCGCCCCAAACGTTGGACATTGCGGAACCAAAGAAGTGTTCGTTGCGGTTGCTGGAGCGATGCAGCTGGCCCCAGTGCAATCACTCCTGTCCGACGCTCACCAACCCGCTGACGGGCGAAGAGATGAAGTTCCTCGAGCTGTTGGCTTCGTTCGGGCTCGATATGGACGCCGTCGCGACGGCGCTCGGTGTCGACATGCAGACGCTCAACAACATGGACCATGCCGAGCTGGTGAATCTGCTCACGCAGCAGGTGACGTAG